The window TGCGGACGACGCGCATAATGTTTTGCCAAGGACTTCAAACCCAACACAGACTCAAGCATCGTCGCGACCATTCGGTTTTTGATTGGTAGCTGGAATGGATTCACTAAGCTGTCATAATTCATATTAGTCTGTCGCAGGATGATGCTTTGATAACGCTTGTTCCATACGCCATGCACGCCATAGGCTAAAAATTCCTGGTGGCGTATGTCCGCGCTGCCTATTCATTGCGCCTATCTTAAATAAAGTATGGTATTGACCAAACAATGTCGCCCAGGCTTCACTCAGCTTTGTTTGCTTATCCCAAATATTCAACGATTCTGAACTCGCACCATTGACTTCGATAATGGCGAAATCCTCACCTTGCATTAAATGCTCTACAGTATTGAATTTAATATCTAATCGCCCGTAGTAAAACTCAGGAAACCCCAACATTATCTCATCAATACGATGTGTTAAGGCCTCGGTAATGTACTGTTTAGCGTCACAGAATATCGCACCGCGACTATGGCTTGCAGCAAAAACCAATCGAAAGGGTTCATTTTTTACGATAACTTGGTCAAGCTTATCTTGGTGTCGCGTCTCATAAAGGTGTGTTACCTGGCTAGCACGTGCATCAGCCGCAAGTAATTGACGTAAAGTACTGGTGCCATCACCTACCACATACGGCGAATATTTCAGCCCCATTGAGACAATACGTCCCTTGGCTTCATTCGGGTAACGCACATAAAATACACCAGCTTCTGGCTCCCAATCCGCTAAACGCTGTAACATCAACGTGCTATTAACAGAATAGTGCTTAACATAATCATGCAACTCAGACTCTGTAGCGATTAGTTTAACCCCTACGCCACGACATCCCA is drawn from Gammaproteobacteria bacterium and contains these coding sequences:
- a CDS encoding D-alanine--D-alanine ligase; the encoded protein is MSRAVMPDGSYVTPGMPPLEASDKAVSFFEFWPSWLMYGPVAIQWLILSLYYRSLSLPLIANPNIASAGMVGFSKSELLAQAEPSVQKWILPWLTHTLTEDSVADQTNQLLQSLTDNKLSLPIVGKPDMGCRGVGVKLIATESELHDYVKHYSVNSTLMLQRLADWEPEAGVFYVRYPNEAKGRIVSMGLKYSPYVVGDGTSTLRQLLAADARASQVTHLYETRHQDKLDQVIVKNEPFRLVFAASHSRGAIFCDAKQYITEALTHRIDEIMLGFPEFYYGRLDIKFNTVEHLMQGEDFAIIEVNGASSESLNIWDKQTKLSEAWATLFGQYHTLFKIGAMNRQRGHTPPGIFSLWRAWRMEQALSKHHPATD